The genomic interval AGTCAATAAATGTGAAACtttattcttatttcttttatttttctagcCGACGCCAGGTCAGCAAAGTCCTTGCGAACCAACCCAACACTGGGTTGAAGACGAAGATGGGTCACACCAGTGTATAAATTGTGGAACTTGCCCGCCGGGGCAAGGTCTCTCAATAGAGTGTGGCAGTTCTAAACTGTTACCTTTTAAAACCATGGTGGTCTGTGTGCCATGTATCGCAGGAGTTTCATTTCCAGACATAAAGATTCTTCCAAATGCATTCCTTGTGCATCCTGCTCCAAAGGTCAGGTTGTGGAACAAAGCTGCTTGCCAGAGTGGGatattaagagagtgtctctgtaagagcggtccggtcgattttgcttgagacacagatttcgctcgtttctcgtgtgttgtaagacattcatgtacctatactaaaaccacaatcagtttgatcggatctctttatttttcagagttttacggaaattaaatttcactcgagcgaaggcttgtcgtgacacttttcaagactttaatttcatacaactttggaggacaatttacaaaaaactacggaacttagcaaaaaacaaataccacagccatgtatattaactctatctaaTCTATCGAGgtgactttcgtaaacatcacgtgtcaatcaaggaaacagggagacttgaatgacaccttatcggttcgcctaaatcacacacgccaaaaccgatcaaattcaaggtaaatttttgaaaaagtgaggcgttcttaactgatccaactaacatagctaggaagtaggtgccatagaaaaggtaactacagaaaaaaactttgcggcccgacctttacgagaactttataactccgtgaacttacctaattttcggcaatctccaagtttggccgccattttgagggacttgtttacatgaagcgtaaccgatataaatcaagcaggtagatctaaaaccgtcagaaatacatacgaaagcaattcaaatgaactttactttcaattcaagcggcaaaatttgaaattgttcgttaaacttaccatccccatgcgaccatttatcccaacaattcaaacactacagctttctgaattcccctcgtcgattccacggcaagaaataacctgtgtcACTCAAacttcgactcgaatgtgaagtacgaatcaaataacatagctgcttcatcttcgcggcaatatcacgctggtattttgattttccgatcgacaagaacggtgatcaagaatcgatcggtttgtttacctcataaacgtgaccgctgaccagctgctgagtgaaaacagtacggttcagtggcgaggggcggggtgaggggtgggtgcgggcagattatcaacAGATTTTTGGGAAAattcgaacatatgcattaaagcatcatgataaacattaggattctctGTCTTtatgcgaaggcatgcttcgtgttgcagacaacttttattttactcagtattcttttttatttcaaatacatttcgttccaaataggactagcatcagttcatagatttaaaaacaaatctttcccacgtaaataaatgtgtttagataatcgagataaccattgaacctattgtatcgcaccggaaataacgtgtcttgtctttgcccaactctgagagcgtggagcggcaaagacgcgagatacgagtctcgcgtggagcggcttctccatgctcacaggatacgcgtggcctcactatctttaagaaaagtaagagactgctcgaagtctgtattccgttcaaccatttcataagagtgaagcgagtctttcaattgagtgagaaagtcacaaacccattctctacctcacgagcgtaaccactgaccactcacgaattacaataggcttctcctttgacgcggaaattgaaatcgtatcgaatatacaaagttatcgtgagttcctttagatctcccgaacttgtatcgcgttggaaacaattacaagtacaggaagaagtcgttcattagtgagacgttcattatgtctcaggactcctttttgaatagcaaagatggaaaaaactttggttcatcgtgtggcttaagtggtttggtacgactgtctgaatgcaatgacgaagtaaaacatcatttgataagctgccacctgtctaaagaggtttttaagtgaaaatgagctaatcttggcaaagattggcctatttcacctcgctcaggaggataaacaaaaaaatgtggatttgccataggcatcgccacactctggggaagttttggagaagtgcaaaggtaacatgtcagtatcctgatcatgatggtgtcaggaagcgtatccaaggcagagatgtaattaccttgcatatgtctcaggacattcaaaagctgtttggagttattattccagtggaatcaggtagtcttcagtaatattttctgttatctatttttgtcacgtgacatatctgctcaaaaagagaagaaattctttattcgatgaagggtacttaagtacacatcacgttgaaaaaaaatagatcaatgtgtaagtgcttttaattacagatggaaatatgtacaatgttgctcggttgataaccaataatgtttttgtggaagatcaaatcacctgacaacgcaatatacctactcatgcgtacggttcacaattatttgcggtcagttttcctcagtttgtgtgattctcattaaccagtatgattaaatttgcagactaaaagaCCCCTTATTTGATTGAGAATAATAAACGGTAAACCatgcatgtcggtttttaagagtaaatgtcaataaaaatcaCAGATTATCGAAAAAGTCGCGGACACGGTCAAAAATcgatttggttcattttttgcctGTGGGTAGTCTTATCTAGTAAACAAACGGAAATGGGGttagattttttaaatatgcACTTTAAcgggaataatttgttttaacatttccgGGGGTAAATAGCTCAAATTTCACCAAGCGCGATCCTGAAATTATGCACTTTTCGGGCACTTGTCatgctaacaaaaatgtaacggAAGGACTTTTCTAGTCATAGAAATATTCAGTTGGACTCGCATTACCGAGACAAAGTGATAGTTTTTGTCTAATGTTATTCTTGGAGGAGCTACGTCCCTATTAAGAGACGACATCTTCGGCCTTTCGAAATTAAGGCAAAGGTGGCCTAGAATAGCTTGGCAAAAATACATGTGGTAGTGtctcaaagtttacaataacaCTACCAAGAAGCCTTGAAAGATAGTTCTTTACGATGtgggttttatttctttgggacCTTTGACTATCAAAAGATGACCACCAGCCAAATTTCAGTTAAATTACCATGACGCCATAATGAGATgcataataacaaaattaaacgcGTCGGacacaaataactgttttggtcAGTTATATCTTCACTGGCCGTTAAAATGActagaaacatattaaaatgtcTATAACTACACTTGATTTTTATATACGGAGAcaggagaaacaattttcgactTTTGCTACCTTTTGAGAATCACGCCATAATTTTGCATAATTCTACACACAACAGGTTAAACAGTTCAATTGCActcaaaaggttaaatttggCACAAAGCCGTTAGTTTCCGTTTACTTCTCATCCGGTGAACATGGATTCGAGCATTTGCATCCCTTCTGCGCCTTCTGCACTCGCCAGTTTCGAATTTACTAAAAATCGTCCAACACAAAGATGAGGTTTCTCAAGCAATGGTGAGCTCAAGTGACTAAAATCCGATATGTAGGACTCTGCTGTCACGCAACGCCTCCATGTAAATAATACACGCACCGCTTTTATAATCAGCAGATCAGTTATTCGTAAAACGTTCAGTGCTCAGTTACTTGGAAGAGCAGGTACACTCCTGGACTAATTGTATGAGTCGTGCGATGAAtggctttttcctcttctgaggTGAAATGTCAGAAATATCCAGCCCAAGGTCTatgcacatgtctcttagccTATCCACTCTTAAAGTTGTGAGTGTACGTTTTTGTATAAGTTAACAGATGTTTAGATCGAAAGATACAATCGGATGTTGAATAGCCACATCTCTCATCACATTTGCACACACTGCAGATAGATGGCTCTCAGCTTCGGCGGAAATTTCGTCCTTGTCGACGCTCTCCATGTCCACTTCTGAGATTTCATTAGCTTTTGCTCGGTTACCGGCGGCTGTAACTTCTAATCGCTTCTTTACTGAAAGACGGCTGAAGAAGCCACTAATCTGCTGCGACGTAAGGACTTCATCAGGTTGAAATCGACGTCCCCCCGCTTGGTCTCTTGCTAGGCTCGTGGTTTTCGAAACTTCCTGTGGATCGCTTTTCCGTCCACTATACTCCCCTTTTTGAAATTGGTCAGTTAAGAATTCGGTCTGTTTCCTTGTAAAAcgcacctttttcttaattgtcTTCAGGGCCCAACCCATTGGAAGAGGCGGCAAGCCGTCTCTCTTTGTTTGTGCAGCAACTTGAACGCTTGGTATTCGACTGCGTCCCTCCATCAGCTtggaagaatattctcttttagctttatcGTAGAGAGTTTCCTGTTCGAGCATCatttggtgttttccagtatctAGATGTGTCTGGAGGTTTGCAAAGCGACTGTAGGCTTTTACACATCCTTCTTCTGGACACGGGAAAAGCATGTCATCTGGCTTATATTCCCCAATACAGCTTCGATCTTGGTTTTCGCtttcagttaagaaatttgCTTTGACAGAGCTTTCCTTAATATTTCGGTGTCTCACAATCTTGAACGTCGGTGCGCCACTTGGACTCTGCGATGGCGAGTCtaggatttccaatttttcgggCACTTCATGACTCCTTCGAACTTGGCCCATGGCACTACTTTACCGGAACCTACATTGAATGCTCTCCACACTCGTGTGTCACTTTCATCGTACTCAAAATTGTTGAGTAAGCTTATGCCCTCCCATTTGATATTAAAGGTGCTTGACGGTTTGGCAGCAACATAACTTGCTTTCTCTCCTGTGGTTTCTTGGCCAGAttcaatggctgttttgaactgtagaGCGTTGATGACATCATTGCCTTCGTTTACGTACCTTCCAACGTACCTTCCCTTGATTGTTGCCGCTTTGCGATCACATACCTCCTTTCCACCTTGAGGGTCCGAAAAGTCGTTTCTTACAAAAGCCACTCCCATGGCATCACTGGCCAGCTTAGCTGAGATGATTGAATTTCCGCTGTGATAACAGCCAGCGTTATCTTGTTTGTAATAAGCCATTTCCAGCTCTGGAATTTCCTCTTTCAAGGTAGTGAGGCAGTCAAGCATAATCGAAGCCACAGTCACACTGTCTTGGGCGCAGCTTTGAAATACGTGAACAGGTGTCTGCGATTCAAAGTGCTCAGAACCCTCTGACCGTCTTATGGCAACACTAATGTGCCATGGCAATCCTCGCTTCGCAAACCAATCTGACTGCGCCTCAATATTTTCGGGGCATATATATCATTGCCCAGTCCTGGACTAACAACACCGATCGGCTGTCGAGTTTGGCTAAAACTGAATGCTTCGCCTCAGCTTGGTGGACTGAACGTAGCTGATGGGCTTTCCAGCAAATGATATCATCCCTTGCCTGTTTGATGGTAAGTTGCATGTCAGCTTGATCTTCTGCTGACGAGAGTGCACTTGAACACTCATCTTCTATGGTAAACAATACTTCCTGTAACTCATAACACTGCTCATATGACTCATTGTGGAGATGGTCGCAGGAGCCCCGAAATTCAGCATTGCTCTGGTCACTTAGCGCGTAAATTCGACAATGATCGGGAACCTTTGTGGCCTCCACTGCatgtacctaaaataaaaagtaaaatgacaagCGCGTGATTCAATGTATATTTACAAAGCATTGCATGCGCATATGATCGACATTTCAAAAAGATTACTTAATCGATTCTCAGCGTTGTATACATGTGTGTAAGCGTATTACagtgaattgtaaactgttgtttcatcAATTAAGCATAAGGAAGACTTATAGTAATCATAGTAAGAAGTTTACTACATTTGCAAAGGCAacgcataattataaaatatgcacCCACCTTGTAGTCGCCCTTTAGGTACTGCTTCGAAAAACGAAGTTGCTGCTTAATTTCCCTCGCTCATTGCTGAGTCTTGCCACAGTCAACAAGCTTGTCTACGAGTTTTTCTATAGCATCAACTGCTTCCATTCCTGATGCTGAAAAGTTATCAAGTCCTTGCAGAGACTTGCGAACAGATGAAGAACACACGGCCCAAACTCTCTGTAGAGTTCTCTTACTCATAGGCTCAAAGTTGGTTTCACAGCAGTATTCTTGATACTATTGGACAATACGCTCTGGTATCATTGTTCTGATAACATTGGGTGTTTTTATGATCTCGCCAGTCGACaattttagaagtttttccCCGAAAGGAACATCTTGAGTAACGTGTGGACTcgttatgaaagaaacaaaatgttctaaTCTTACAGGTTCAATTCtcattctccttttctcctgGTTTGGAAGAGGAGCAGCTCTTCCGTGTATCAGGCTTCGCGAAAATCTCGGTTCTTGCTAAGATAAGTTCAATCTCTGTCTCAGcacctgaaaattgtaaaaaaacgCTTGTGGCTTCTTCTGCGCCACAAACGCCACCTACAATATCATGTAAAGATTAAGACAATCTTTTTCTGCTGGAGTTAAAGCAACCGTTGTCTTTATTCCCTTCACCGACGATTAttacgcttttgttttttgtttactttcgttTAACCCATCACATTTGTTTTCCGTGGGAAAATTGTATTGTTATTTTCGTTCCAAAAGGTTTTCACTGTACggtttatatttgtgaaattttgtaaagtctatttctttgttgtatcgtTCTCGTTCATGATGgcaatatatttgtttagatCTTATATGTGAggcagaatgaattgtttgttgaTCTCGTTACGTGacagattatcatatgtcacgcagagtgacaggaacctgtgaaaaattaaaatccggCAAATCGCTAGCGTTACCTGCCGTTTTGTACGGGACCCTTTTTGTGTGAGAcgtcaataaaaccaaaattaagatcaaagtaGACTAAACGTAACTGAGTTGTGACGCGCTGTagaaaatgacaataacaaataactttattttactcatcCCGGCTCAGTGGCTTCAATGAGTTAGCCGGTCGGCCACcttcacaccaaattgcaaaggacagtatttcgaaaatatcttccaaGCGGAATAACAAGGCCCTATAAAAGATTTCTAAGGTAAGGAACTATTTATgtcaaagcaaaaataaaaagctaagtGCGGCTGCGACTCAAACAATGCTTTGCTTGTGTCATTGCAATGTTgaatttgttcatttcaatatggcgccatttacaattttaacGAAGTTTGGTTGGTTGGTACATCAAAACAGCGGAAGATACCAGAAAAATGGAacgatgaatttgaagacccACCTTATAAGCCCTCGTGATAGTATTGCTGGAGATTTTGAGAAACTACCACATGCATTTTTGCCACACTACATTAGGCCGGGTTTGGCATGAATTAAATATGGCGAACACGTCCACTGGTAATTAACCCGTGGTTTCGTCAGGAAGGACACGATACAAAAAATATCACTATCTCTTGGTAATGGAAGGccacatgtatatatttatagctAGAGAAGTCCTGCTGTTGTATTTTAGTTCATGCAAGGACGgcctgaaaactgcataattTAGAGCTCGCAGGCACTCATTTTCGATCATGCAATTAGTATCGGTTTATTTccgttaaaatgaatatttacagaAACTAACCTCACTTCACTTTAAGTAGTACCTATAGCTACCTGTAGACAAAAAATGGGACGAAATGATTTTTTTACCATGTCcgcgattttgttatttttctttgatttttagagacattcactcttaattcctgatggatgctagtgggctttactttaactgagaaatctgcaatcgcttacctcagctctctgtgtcccatgccataagaagcacaagaaaaaagttgatgatagtgagaCCGCACAactgaatgcaatgacgaagtaaaacatcatttgataagctgccaccgtccgctaatgatgacgatcatcatagttattaacaaatctcagttatagtcctgaaaaaatctcagggggtcctttgaacaATCCACTTAATCTcaccagaagtcaaagttgcctacactcaatctaaggttcgtgcgattttacgacgaattttcaattccggtgtgttgcatgcgcgacttttgatagaacaaacctgcacgcgccataacttaaaagaacgtgtcagcggaatgaatcaaatctctatcactttgcatacattcttgggaacagaaaaaattacttagagcaaacattctaagtatagtgttcattccttgcaatggggcataaataaaaggttctggtggaaaagacaccttattttataccactgatgacaagcaaaaaggttatatgggcacccggttaaaaatatattgataactctattaatagCAgctctaatttaaaggagaaagttatgagaatacaataaaagttgtctgtaccacgaagcatgccttcactgtttagactgatagtctAAGACCTTTTTGAGCATGTgttcgaatatcttatgacgataagcccgctacccaccccaccccgcgctatactgttttcacttagcggctggtcagcggtcacgtttatgaggtaaacaaaccgatcgattcctgat from Pocillopora verrucosa isolate sample1 chromosome 14, ASM3666991v2, whole genome shotgun sequence carries:
- the LOC131779175 gene encoding uncharacterized protein isoform X1: MNSEKMAGSRESYYAIPLRSTRRDNLPSQFKKLFGIIVVVFCLLPVVSAKPTPGQQSPCEPTQHWVEDEDGSHQCINCGTCPPGQGLSIECGSSKLLPFKTMVVCVPCIAGVSFPDIKILPNAFLVHPAPKVRLWNKAACQSGILRECLCKSGPVDFA
- the LOC131779175 gene encoding uncharacterized protein isoform X2 gives rise to the protein MNSEKMAGSRESYYAIPLRSTRRDNLPSQFKKPTPGQQSPCEPTQHWVEDEDGSHQCINCGTCPPGQGLSIECGSSKLLPFKTMVVCVPCIAGVSFPDIKILPNAFLVHPAPKVRLWNKAACQSGILRECLCKSGPVDFA